Genomic segment of Streptosporangium sp. NBC_01755:
GGTGAGGGCTGACGGCTTCGATGCCGCGCGACCGACGGTTGGTCAGCTCGCCGATCAGCCCGGCTGGCAGTGGATCGTCCCGTCTCGCCCTGCTTCACATCAAAAGGACTTGCATGTCCCATGTCTCACGAGAGTCTGACAGAGAGGGGCGCGGCGGCGGTCACGACCGCGCTGGCCGCCTCAGCCGCCGTAGCCCTGGTCGTGAACTCCTCCGGCGAGGCCGGTCTCACCACGCCGGCAGAGCGTTCCACGACCGCGGCCGCCCTGGCTCCCATGACGGCCCGGAACACACCACCGATCCCGCAAACCGACGCCCCCTCCTCGGAAGAGTCCCCTCCACCCAAGCCCAAGCCCAAGACGGCGCCCAAGACGGCGCCCAGCACCCCGCCGATCACCGCCACTGAGCCCGCCAAGAAGGACGAGGTCACCGCCAGGCCGTTGCCGAAACCCACACGGCCGAAGACGGAGGTCACACCGGAAACCGAAGGACCGGCAGACACCCCCGCTTCCGAACAACCGGAACCCCAGTGGGGTGCAGGTCGTGGCTCTCCGCCAGAGATGGCACCGGCACGCAGATGTCACCCTGCATCGCCCTGGTCGGCGATGTCTTCCATCTCCTCGGCCGTATCCGGGGCGCCGCCGATGTGCGCTCGGACGTACATGTCCAGCTGTACAACACCGACGCCGATAGCAACGTGTCCCCCCATGATCTGCACCGGTCTGTCACCGGCCGGCGACGGCGCGGTCGCCACCTGCGGCCCGTTCACCATCACCGCTCAGCGCGTGGGTGCGAAACTCGACGTCCGGCAACGCTGGCGCAGGAGCGGCACCTCCGCCTTCGGCGGGGGCAGCGAAAGCCCCTGGGTGTTCTGGTAGCTCTGGTTCTGGTAGCTCTGGTTCTGGCTGTCGCCCCTGAAAGGTCGTCGCTCGGGTACGTTGAGACCGATGAGTGATCAGCGCGCGGGGATTCACAGCCACCGACCGAGCGGGCGGGCGATGCCCGTACCGCCGACCGTGCGTACAGGCCGGTGGAGACCGATGGCCGCGGCGCTCGTCAGCCTGGCCGTGGCAACCTCCGGCTGCGCAGCCTCGTCGGGTGCCGCCTCATCGAACGCGCCGAGCCGGGCAGCTCCGAGCGCGACAGCTCCAGGTCAGACAGCTCCAGGTCAGACAGCGGCACAGTCGGCTCCGGAGCAGTCGGCTCCGGAGCAGTCGGCGGTGTCGCAACCCGCCCTGCCCGATCCGAAGGCGACGATCCCCAAGGACCCCGCGAAGCTGGCCCGTTCCCTGACCAGTACCGTCGCGGAGCTCCGACGCGCCACCGACGCCTGGATCCGCGACGGCGACCCCGGCAAGGGGCAGCCCCCCGAGCCGGTGGTGCTGCTGGCCCTGCAACAGCAGCGCATATACCGCCACCTGGCCCGCAACCCGGAGGTCGCGTCCCGCACCTACGCCAAGCTGTCGAAGTCCCTGGCCGCGCAGGCGAAGGACAACGTGACGGCCATCCGGAACCTGCTCTCCCTGGTCCGCCCCATCAGCGGGTCGGCGAAGTTCCGCGTCCAGCCGGCCAAACCCGCCGACGTCCTGCTCGGCCACTTCAAGCACGCCGAGCGCCGGTTCGGCGTCGACTGGGAGATCCTGGCGGCGGTGATGTTCGTCGAGACCAAGTTCGGCCGGGTACGGTCACCGAGCCACACCGGCGCCAAAGGGCCCATGCAGTTCATGCCGGGCACCTGGGCCGCCTACGGGATGGGCGGCGACATCCAGGACACCCGCGACGCCCTGCTCGCCGCGGCCAACTACCTGCGTGCCTCGGGAGCGCCGCGCGACTACCGGCGTGCGCTCTACGCCTACAACCACTCCTGGGCGTACGTCGACGCGGTGCAGCTGCACGCCCGCCAGATCAAGCGGGACATCAGGAACTACTACGCGTACTACAACTGGCAGGTC
This window contains:
- a CDS encoding lytic transglycosylase domain-containing protein, which gives rise to MSQPALPDPKATIPKDPAKLARSLTSTVAELRRATDAWIRDGDPGKGQPPEPVVLLALQQQRIYRHLARNPEVASRTYAKLSKSLAAQAKDNVTAIRNLLSLVRPISGSAKFRVQPAKPADVLLGHFKHAERRFGVDWEILAAVMFVETKFGRVRSPSHTGAKGPMQFMPGTWAAYGMGGDIQDTRDALLAAANYLRASGAPRDYRRALYAYNHSWAYVDAVQLHARQIKRDIRNYYAYYNWQVYVVTTNGDRRLTGP